One genomic region from Dehalobacter restrictus DSM 9455 encodes:
- the metG gene encoding methionine--tRNA ligase: protein MKYYITTPIYYPNSSPHIGTAYTTIAADAMARLRRMKGDDVYFLTGTDENAQKIVRTAENAGMDPLTYVDGIVDKFKEFWRLLDISNDDFVRTTEERHAKVVQQIFTMLYEKSDIYKSEYEGWYCTPCETFWTENKLVDGKCPNPDCGRNVELLKEESYFFRMSKYSGRLLQYIQDHPDFIQPTSRRNEMIRFIEGGLEDLCVSRTTFQWGIKVPFDPKHVVYVWLDALINYISALGYPDGEKYKTYWPASVHLVGKDIVRFHTIIWPIILMALDLPLPEKVFGHGWFLSKEGGKISKSRGNVQDSFQLIQRYGADPIRYFLLRELQYGMDGTFSEDDLVEKLNSDLANDLGNFVSRTLAMVVKYRNGIVPEPGEDTDLEREIRDLSSKVKQGTEEKMLACDTAAALEVIWQFVSRCNKYVDETAPWNLAKSEDNQDRLDTVLYTFMECIRILGILCAPFMPGVPRKIKPLLGDTDFFKDWEQADSWNVIQPGTAIRKGEAIFPRIDVSAYLEQVNSEMERCVTQVQGNTGHQQEVNLEVSPSQLGNLQQMAEMVPLKEEISIEEFAKMDFRVVKVLQAEKVEKADKLLKLEVEMGGERRTIVSGIAQHYSPEALVGKKVILVANLKPAKLRGIMSQGMILAASQDGELEVLTVQKDLPTGAQVK from the coding sequence GTGAAATATTATATTACCACACCTATTTATTATCCCAATTCCAGTCCTCATATCGGGACTGCGTACACGACTATTGCTGCCGATGCGATGGCTCGTCTGCGAAGAATGAAGGGCGATGATGTCTATTTTTTGACCGGGACGGATGAGAATGCGCAAAAAATTGTACGGACTGCTGAAAATGCCGGGATGGATCCGCTTACATATGTTGACGGGATCGTCGATAAATTTAAGGAATTCTGGAGACTGCTCGACATTTCCAATGATGATTTTGTCCGGACAACAGAAGAGCGGCATGCCAAAGTCGTACAGCAAATATTTACAATGCTCTATGAAAAGAGCGATATTTACAAATCCGAGTACGAAGGTTGGTACTGTACACCATGTGAAACTTTCTGGACAGAAAACAAACTTGTTGACGGAAAATGTCCGAATCCAGATTGTGGAAGAAATGTGGAACTTCTGAAAGAAGAAAGTTATTTTTTCAGGATGTCCAAATACAGTGGCAGACTGCTGCAATATATTCAGGACCATCCCGATTTTATTCAGCCTACTTCGAGAAGAAATGAAATGATCCGGTTTATTGAAGGCGGGCTTGAAGATCTCTGCGTATCGCGTACGACCTTCCAGTGGGGCATCAAGGTTCCTTTTGATCCGAAACATGTGGTCTATGTCTGGCTCGATGCTCTGATTAACTATATCTCTGCGCTGGGCTATCCCGACGGCGAAAAATACAAAACTTACTGGCCGGCCAGTGTTCATCTTGTTGGCAAAGATATTGTCCGTTTCCATACCATTATCTGGCCAATTATTTTGATGGCGCTTGATCTTCCTTTGCCCGAGAAGGTTTTTGGCCACGGATGGTTCTTAAGCAAAGAAGGTGGAAAAATATCCAAGTCAAGAGGAAACGTTCAGGATTCGTTTCAGTTGATTCAGAGATATGGCGCTGATCCCATTCGGTATTTCCTGTTAAGAGAACTACAGTATGGGATGGACGGTACTTTCTCTGAGGATGATCTGGTCGAAAAATTAAACAGTGATCTGGCGAATGATCTCGGAAATTTTGTGTCTCGCACCTTGGCCATGGTCGTAAAATACCGGAATGGAATTGTCCCGGAACCCGGAGAAGATACCGATTTGGAGAGGGAGATCAGAGATTTAAGCAGCAAGGTAAAACAAGGGACGGAAGAAAAAATGCTGGCCTGTGATACGGCGGCGGCGCTTGAGGTTATCTGGCAGTTTGTCAGCAGGTGCAATAAATATGTCGATGAGACAGCTCCCTGGAATCTGGCAAAAAGTGAGGATAATCAGGACAGGCTGGATACGGTGCTTTATACATTTATGGAGTGCATCAGGATCCTTGGCATTTTATGTGCCCCCTTTATGCCGGGAGTACCGAGAAAAATCAAACCCCTCCTGGGAGATACAGATTTCTTCAAGGACTGGGAACAGGCAGACAGCTGGAATGTTATTCAGCCGGGCACGGCCATCCGAAAGGGAGAAGCCATTTTCCCGAGAATCGATGTCTCCGCATACCTTGAGCAGGTCAATTCTGAAATGGAAAGGTGTGTCACACAGGTGCAGGGTAATACAGGCCATCAACAAGAAGTAAATCTAGAAGTCAGTCCTTCGCAACTGGGAAATTTGCAGCAAATGGCGGAGATGGTTCCGCTCAAGGAAGAAATCAGCATTGAAGAGTTTGCCAAAATGGATTTTAGGGTTGTTAAAGTGCTGCAGGCAGAAAAAGTAGAAAAAGCTGACAAACTGTTAAAACTGGAAGTTGAAATGGGTGGGGAGCGTAGAACAATTGTATCCGGTATTGCTCAGCATTACAGCCCAGAAGCGCTTGTCGGCAAAAAGGTCATTCTGGTTGCGAATCTTAAGCCTGCCAAGCTCCGCGGAATCATGTCCCAGGGGATGATTCTGGCAGCTTCGCAGGACGGAGAGCTGGAAGTACTTACAGTTCAGAAAGATCTTCCGACAGGGGCTCAGGTCAAATGA
- a CDS encoding TatD family hydrolase, whose protein sequence is MIWDTHAHLEDSQFSPDRGETIARATAAGVTTIVNVGSTEATSQNSVRLAEEYPFIYAAVGIHPHDVEACTDKTWETLLRLAQNPKVVAWGEIGLDYFRDISPRDDQRKWFIHQLKLANEVGLPVIIHNRDAHGDILQIIKNHPPEAGGVFHSYSGSWEMAKELLAMGFYLSFSGPLTFKNARHAPEVAEKVPEDRFLIETDCPYLTPEPYRGKRNEPAYICEVLAKIAAIRGMEVREAARLSSENARRLFRIDQFQCEIGSNLQ, encoded by the coding sequence ATGATTTGGGATACGCATGCGCATCTGGAAGACAGCCAGTTTAGCCCGGACAGGGGTGAGACCATAGCCCGAGCTACCGCAGCTGGCGTAACGACGATTGTAAACGTCGGATCTACCGAAGCGACAAGTCAGAATTCGGTGAGGCTGGCTGAAGAATACCCGTTTATTTATGCAGCAGTAGGCATTCATCCGCACGATGTTGAAGCTTGTACGGATAAAACCTGGGAGACGCTGCTCAGATTGGCGCAGAACCCGAAAGTTGTTGCCTGGGGAGAAATTGGCCTGGATTATTTCAGGGACATTTCTCCCCGGGATGACCAGCGCAAGTGGTTTATTCATCAATTAAAACTGGCCAATGAAGTTGGTTTGCCGGTGATCATCCATAACCGGGATGCACACGGGGATATTCTCCAAATTATAAAAAATCATCCTCCTGAGGCAGGCGGCGTTTTTCATTCTTATTCGGGTTCCTGGGAAATGGCAAAAGAACTTTTGGCCATGGGTTTTTATTTGTCTTTTTCGGGGCCGCTTACTTTCAAAAATGCCCGCCATGCCCCTGAAGTTGCGGAGAAAGTGCCGGAAGACAGGTTCTTAATTGAGACGGACTGTCCGTATCTTACCCCGGAGCCCTACCGCGGTAAACGAAATGAGCCTGCTTATATATGTGAAGTATTGGCGAAAATTGCGGCAATCAGGGGAATGGAGGTCAGGGAAGCAGCCCGTCTGAGCAGTGAAAATGCTCGCAGATTGTTCAGAATTGATCAGTTTCAGTGTGAGATAGGAAGTAATCTTCAGTGA
- a CDS encoding cobalamin B12-binding domain-containing protein has translation MIDLKVLTDAVGDLDEDKLMGMLNDFVASKPTEEEAQSVVGACQQGMAKVGELFESGEYFVGDLIFAGELLTQSIDILKPVIGSDKSAKVGKIVLDTVEGDLHDIGKNIFRSMSEAAGFEVFDLGIDQGPSAFIEKVKEVQPDIVGMSGVLTLALEAMKKTVDELKAAGVRDSLKIIIGGNPVTEEACRQIGADAFTTNAAEGVKICQSWVK, from the coding sequence ATGATTGATCTGAAAGTGTTAACAGATGCCGTAGGTGACCTGGACGAAGATAAACTGATGGGGATGCTGAATGACTTTGTTGCATCGAAGCCTACCGAAGAAGAGGCTCAGTCCGTCGTTGGTGCCTGCCAGCAGGGAATGGCAAAAGTAGGGGAACTGTTTGAAAGCGGCGAGTACTTTGTAGGCGATTTGATCTTTGCCGGTGAGCTCTTAACCCAGTCCATCGATATCTTGAAACCGGTAATCGGCAGTGACAAATCCGCCAAAGTAGGCAAGATCGTACTGGACACTGTCGAAGGTGATTTGCACGATATCGGCAAGAACATTTTCAGAAGCATGTCTGAAGCAGCCGGATTTGAAGTCTTTGATTTGGGGATCGACCAAGGCCCAAGCGCATTCATTGAAAAAGTCAAAGAAGTACAGCCGGATATCGTAGGGATGAGCGGTGTACTGACGTTGGCCCTGGAAGCGATGAAAAAGACGGTAGATGAATTGAAAGCTGCTGGCGTGCGTGACAGCCTCAAAATCATTATTGGCGGAAACCCTGTAACAGAAGAAGCCTGCAGACAGATCGGTGCAGATGCATTTACCACGAATGCAGCCGAAGGCGTTAAGATTTGCCAGAGCTGGGTAAAGTAA
- a CDS encoding DUF3786 domain-containing protein, which produces MSDTPMHYEFIRTKLIDCDPVEISRKSGTAYDSQKQEFCVFLMGRTYFVSYPSGKIYDSNRSEITNFPVMTLILRYLVHAKGTPPTQRNITYQEVSGGQVYYRNFYGRCIMRLARMFGKDFSALERAMQKLNAVKTTHGDLSYRFQFINNIYVTFILWNGDEEFATGANILFDANTLDYFNAEDHAVVCDIALSFLKELAK; this is translated from the coding sequence GTGTCCGATACACCGATGCATTATGAATTTATCCGCACAAAGCTCATAGACTGTGACCCTGTGGAAATATCCCGGAAATCCGGAACAGCGTATGACAGCCAAAAGCAAGAGTTTTGTGTTTTTCTAATGGGCAGAACTTATTTTGTCTCCTACCCCTCAGGGAAAATCTACGATTCAAACCGCTCCGAAATTACAAACTTTCCGGTTATGACGTTAATCCTGCGTTACCTGGTCCACGCCAAGGGTACACCTCCTACACAAAGGAACATCACCTATCAGGAAGTCTCCGGCGGACAGGTGTACTACCGGAATTTTTACGGCCGTTGTATCATGCGGCTGGCCAGAATGTTTGGTAAGGATTTTTCTGCGCTCGAACGCGCGATGCAAAAGCTGAATGCAGTGAAAACAACGCACGGAGACCTCAGCTACCGTTTTCAGTTTATAAACAACATTTATGTCACCTTTATTCTCTGGAACGGCGACGAGGAATTTGCCACGGGAGCCAATATTCTTTTTGATGCCAATACACTGGATTACTTCAACGCTGAAGATCATGCTGTTGTCTGCGATATTGCGCTAAGCTTTTTGAAGGAGCTCGCGAAGTAA
- a CDS encoding CooT family nickel-binding protein gives MCESNAYVLTPDGEKMVMENVANMKVDSGKIFLTGLLGDEKTINGIIQEIKLLEHKILITEKA, from the coding sequence ATGTGTGAATCGAATGCTTATGTTCTGACTCCTGACGGAGAAAAAATGGTTATGGAAAATGTTGCGAACATGAAGGTTGACTCTGGTAAAATCTTTTTAACAGGTTTATTGGGAGACGAAAAAACGATTAACGGTATAATTCAGGAAATTAAGCTTTTGGAACATAAAATCCTGATTACCGAAAAAGCGTAA
- the acsV gene encoding corrinoid activation/regeneration protein AcsV: MFKVKFIPENTVVIAKLGETLFDAARKAGIFLDAPCNGLGSCGKCKLKVLKGSVNFRKSHHITESELAQGFVLACNSKINGDITVEVPAIQTSALSGMKVEDLAGTKDQQIIDTVINLAAENHILFNSPMQKAYMELDLPSLDDCISDWDRIKRHLLKNISYSEALCRLPILKKIPHVLRENDFHATVTYFAENSERIRVINIEPDDTSDRLYGAAIDVGTTSVAAFLVDLYNGKIIAKASAGNAQIKYGADVINRIIHATKKNGLQELTHAIIKETINPLLKKMRQETHISKDDISVMVASGNTTMMHLMLGVYPDYLRKEPYIPAFLSSEYLKAADLGLEAYSESLLYILPSVSSYVGGDITAGILASGLWSEDQNILFMDLGTNGEIVFGNKDFLLTCACSAGPAFEGGEISSGMRAAPGAIENVRIDRKTFEPTIDTIDNQLPLGLCGSGIIDAIAEMFRAGIIDSRGRLNRNLKTRRIRFDEYGIGEYVFAFRGEYYIPKDITITEIDLENFIRAKGAVYAAVAVLLNSMGMDYSGIDKIYIAGGIGTNISMNNSITIGLFPDLPVEKFKYLGNSSLMGSYLTLRSTDARKKAEDIASHMTYLELSTDSSYMGEFISACFLPHTEIERFPTVKDPRKII; the protein is encoded by the coding sequence ATGTTTAAAGTAAAATTTATCCCTGAAAACACCGTTGTGATTGCTAAATTAGGTGAGACACTGTTCGATGCGGCCCGCAAAGCTGGTATCTTCCTTGATGCGCCTTGCAATGGACTCGGATCATGCGGCAAATGCAAGCTAAAGGTTCTTAAAGGCAGTGTAAATTTTCGTAAAAGCCATCACATTACTGAATCTGAACTAGCACAGGGTTTTGTCTTAGCATGTAATTCCAAAATTAATGGCGATATTACTGTTGAAGTGCCGGCTATCCAGACATCCGCACTAAGCGGAATGAAAGTTGAGGACTTGGCTGGAACGAAAGATCAACAGATTATCGACACGGTCATTAACCTGGCTGCCGAGAACCATATTCTATTTAACTCCCCGATGCAAAAGGCCTATATGGAGTTAGACCTACCAAGCCTTGATGACTGCATCTCTGACTGGGACAGAATTAAAAGACATCTGCTTAAAAATATTTCTTACAGTGAAGCCCTTTGTCGACTACCAATCCTAAAAAAGATCCCTCATGTTCTAAGAGAAAATGATTTTCACGCGACTGTTACGTATTTTGCAGAAAACAGCGAAAGAATCAGAGTTATCAATATTGAACCTGATGATACTTCCGACAGGCTATATGGAGCAGCTATAGATGTAGGAACTACATCTGTAGCTGCCTTCCTGGTCGATCTTTATAACGGAAAGATTATAGCCAAAGCCTCTGCCGGAAACGCTCAGATTAAATATGGTGCTGATGTAATCAATCGAATTATTCATGCAACCAAGAAAAATGGCTTGCAGGAATTAACTCATGCCATTATCAAAGAAACGATTAATCCCTTGCTTAAGAAAATGAGACAGGAAACCCATATTTCCAAAGACGACATCAGTGTGATGGTTGCCTCCGGGAATACAACCATGATGCACCTTATGCTAGGCGTTTATCCGGACTATTTGCGGAAAGAACCCTATATTCCCGCTTTCCTAAGTTCTGAATACCTTAAAGCTGCCGACCTTGGGTTAGAAGCCTACTCAGAGAGCCTTTTATATATTTTGCCTTCAGTTTCAAGCTATGTCGGCGGAGACATTACTGCTGGCATCCTGGCTTCCGGCCTGTGGTCAGAAGATCAGAATATTCTTTTTATGGACCTGGGTACCAATGGCGAGATTGTCTTTGGCAATAAAGACTTTTTACTCACCTGTGCCTGTTCCGCCGGGCCTGCGTTTGAAGGCGGAGAAATAAGTTCCGGGATGCGTGCGGCACCAGGCGCAATTGAAAATGTCAGGATTGACAGAAAAACTTTTGAGCCTACAATAGATACGATTGACAACCAACTTCCACTTGGCTTATGCGGCTCGGGAATCATTGATGCTATTGCCGAAATGTTCCGAGCAGGCATTATTGACAGCCGGGGACGTCTGAACCGAAATCTAAAAACTCGCCGTATCCGTTTTGACGAATATGGAATCGGTGAATACGTGTTCGCTTTCAGAGGAGAATATTATATCCCCAAAGATATTACGATTACGGAAATTGATCTGGAAAATTTTATCCGGGCCAAAGGCGCTGTCTACGCTGCTGTAGCAGTATTATTAAACAGCATGGGTATGGATTATTCCGGAATAGACAAAATATATATTGCCGGCGGAATCGGCACAAATATTAGTATGAACAACTCGATAACCATTGGGCTTTTCCCGGACCTTCCAGTCGAAAAGTTTAAATATCTCGGCAATAGTTCCTTAATGGGCAGTTATCTGACCCTGCGAAGCACTGACGCCAGAAAAAAAGCCGAGGATATTGCCTCTCATATGACTTACCTGGAACTCAGTACCGACAGCTCCTACATGGGAGAATTCATATCCGCCTGTTTCCTTCCCCACACCGAAATAGAAAGATTTCCAACGGTCAAGGATCCGCGCAAAATCATCTGA
- the acsB gene encoding acetyl-CoA decarbonylase/synthase complex subunit alpha/beta, producing MNLYSTIFAGAKQALDTAAGYVEKAISLKGREHKVAFPDTAYSLSLIYAITGKKIGTLGELEGALDLVRSLIVEKEQLREAENAGMAAAVSSEIIEALKYVVDEKPYEAPCMGFLTDAIIRGWGVGLVMDDIPGQAVIIGEFPDPESAAKVIKEYQAKGLLTFLVGKVIDQAIEGGVKVGLEFRVMPLGYNMTSVIHVVTVTIRAALIFGALTPGDWEEFKRYTYKRLKAFVNAVGPLSNYKVAAGAAAINLGFPVVTDQDVAEVPMKLITQKDYDKMAATSLEIRGIKIKITEIPIPVAFAAAFEGERIRKDAMFVEFGGSKTESWELVTQREASEIEDHKIVIIGDDIDTVQQVPGRMPLAVLVEVAGKSMHSDFEPVLERRIHYFMNYIEGIMHVGQRDATWIRISKDAYEKGFRLRHFGEVLYAKMLDEFGAVVDKCQVTIITDPDKVKEVKTQQVVPKYAARDERIASLTDESVDTFYTCILCQSFAPSHVCIVTPERLGLCGAVSWLDSKATFELDPTGPCQPINKGPVDDPVKGIWQEVNKTVERHSQGALSQITLYSLLEDPMTSCGCFECIAGIMPEANGIVIVNREFSGVSPVGMTFGELASMTGGGVQTPGFMGHGRQFISSKKFISAEGGPGRIVWMPKELKEFVADKLNATAKEMYGIDNFVDMICDETIASESEAVLEYLSEKGHPALTMDPLM from the coding sequence ATGAATTTATATAGCACCATATTTGCAGGCGCCAAGCAAGCTCTCGATACTGCTGCCGGATATGTTGAAAAAGCAATCTCCTTAAAAGGAAGAGAGCATAAAGTTGCTTTTCCGGATACCGCTTACTCCCTGTCCCTTATTTATGCCATTACCGGCAAAAAAATAGGCACCCTGGGAGAACTTGAAGGTGCTTTAGACCTTGTCAGAAGCCTTATTGTGGAAAAAGAACAGCTTCGAGAAGCAGAGAATGCCGGCATGGCAGCTGCTGTCTCTTCCGAAATTATTGAAGCTTTAAAGTATGTCGTGGACGAAAAGCCCTATGAAGCTCCGTGCATGGGTTTTTTGACGGATGCGATTATCCGCGGTTGGGGTGTTGGTCTCGTAATGGACGATATCCCGGGGCAAGCGGTTATCATTGGTGAGTTTCCGGACCCCGAATCAGCCGCCAAAGTCATCAAAGAATACCAAGCTAAAGGGCTTTTAACCTTCCTTGTCGGTAAAGTCATCGATCAGGCCATTGAAGGCGGGGTCAAAGTAGGACTTGAGTTCAGGGTCATGCCTTTAGGTTATAACATGACCTCTGTAATCCACGTCGTTACGGTAACCATCCGCGCTGCTTTAATCTTTGGAGCCTTGACCCCTGGCGACTGGGAAGAATTCAAGCGTTATACCTATAAAAGATTGAAAGCTTTTGTCAATGCAGTAGGACCTTTAAGCAATTACAAAGTTGCTGCAGGCGCAGCTGCGATTAACCTCGGCTTCCCGGTTGTAACCGACCAGGATGTTGCCGAAGTCCCGATGAAGCTTATCACCCAAAAAGATTACGATAAAATGGCTGCAACTTCCCTTGAGATCAGAGGCATTAAGATAAAGATCACAGAAATTCCGATTCCGGTTGCTTTTGCTGCTGCTTTTGAAGGAGAGAGAATCAGAAAAGATGCTATGTTTGTTGAATTCGGCGGCAGCAAAACAGAGTCCTGGGAGCTTGTTACGCAAAGAGAAGCCAGTGAGATTGAGGATCATAAGATTGTGATCATTGGTGACGATATTGACACCGTGCAGCAGGTCCCCGGAAGAATGCCTCTGGCAGTACTCGTCGAAGTAGCCGGCAAGAGCATGCATTCAGATTTTGAGCCGGTTCTGGAAAGAAGAATCCACTATTTTATGAACTATATTGAAGGCATCATGCACGTCGGCCAGAGAGACGCCACCTGGATCCGTATCAGCAAGGATGCTTACGAAAAAGGCTTCAGACTACGCCATTTTGGTGAAGTGCTGTATGCCAAGATGCTGGACGAGTTTGGCGCAGTCGTCGACAAATGTCAGGTCACGATTATTACTGATCCTGACAAAGTCAAAGAAGTGAAAACCCAGCAGGTTGTTCCCAAATATGCAGCAAGAGACGAGCGTATTGCCAGTCTGACTGATGAAAGTGTCGACACTTTTTATACCTGTATTCTTTGCCAGTCCTTTGCCCCTTCCCATGTGTGCATTGTTACACCGGAAAGACTAGGATTATGCGGCGCCGTAAGCTGGCTTGATTCCAAAGCTACTTTTGAGCTCGATCCAACCGGTCCTTGTCAGCCAATTAACAAAGGTCCTGTTGATGATCCTGTCAAAGGTATCTGGCAAGAAGTCAACAAAACCGTGGAACGGCACTCCCAAGGCGCTTTGAGCCAGATTACGCTGTACAGTTTACTGGAAGATCCGATGACTTCCTGCGGCTGCTTTGAATGTATTGCTGGCATTATGCCGGAAGCCAACGGCATTGTCATCGTGAACAGAGAGTTCTCCGGCGTATCTCCGGTGGGCATGACGTTCGGCGAACTGGCTTCCATGACAGGTGGCGGCGTTCAGACTCCTGGATTTATGGGACACGGCAGACAGTTCATCTCCTCCAAAAAATTCATCTCAGCTGAAGGTGGTCCTGGGCGTATTGTCTGGATGCCAAAAGAGCTTAAAGAATTTGTTGCTGACAAACTGAATGCAACCGCCAAAGAGATGTATGGAATAGACAATTTTGTCGATATGATCTGCGATGAAACAATTGCTTCAGAATCCGAAGCAGTCTTAGAGTATTTAAGTGAAAAAGGTCACCCTGCCTTAACAATGGATCCGCTGATGTAA
- the acsE gene encoding carbon monoxide dehydrogenase/acetyl-CoA synthase methytransferase subunit: MDRFLIIGERIHCISPVIRQAIADRNPAPILQRAKEQLDAGAVYLDLNIGPAERDGEEVMAWAVQLLQNEFDNVPICLDTANKKAIEAGIRVYNRSKGKPIINSADAGPRLGLLEVAAANDAMAIALCAKDGIPSDVEERITYCTEMLEKAMMLGIDPMDLLFDPLFLVIKGMQEKAPEVLETIRQITEMGLRTNAGLSNVSNGAPKHVRPIIDATYCAMAMQCGLTAAIVNPCDHRLMETIKTCDMIKGNMLYADSYLEL, translated from the coding sequence ATGGATAGATTTTTAATAATTGGTGAAAGAATCCACTGTATTTCTCCAGTCATTCGGCAGGCCATCGCTGACCGTAATCCTGCCCCGATTCTCCAGAGAGCTAAAGAACAGCTTGATGCCGGTGCTGTTTACCTCGACCTGAATATTGGACCTGCCGAAAGAGACGGCGAAGAAGTCATGGCCTGGGCCGTTCAGCTTCTGCAGAATGAATTTGATAATGTTCCGATTTGTTTGGATACAGCCAATAAAAAAGCAATTGAAGCCGGTATCAGAGTCTACAACCGTTCCAAAGGCAAACCGATTATCAATTCTGCCGATGCCGGTCCAAGACTGGGGCTCTTAGAAGTCGCCGCCGCCAACGATGCCATGGCTATTGCCCTGTGTGCTAAAGACGGCATTCCTTCTGACGTTGAAGAACGCATCACCTACTGCACCGAAATGCTGGAAAAAGCAATGATGCTCGGTATCGACCCGATGGATCTCTTATTTGACCCGCTGTTTCTGGTCATCAAGGGCATGCAGGAAAAAGCACCGGAAGTCCTTGAGACCATTCGCCAGATCACGGAAATGGGCCTCAGAACCAATGCTGGATTAAGCAATGTCTCCAATGGTGCTCCAAAACATGTCCGTCCGATCATTGACGCCACCTATTGTGCAATGGCCATGCAATGCGGTCTGACTGCAGCCATTGTAAACCCTTGCGACCACAGGCTTATGGAGACAATCAAAACCTGTGACATGATTAAAGGCAATATGTTATATGCCGATTCCTACCTGGAGCTATGA
- the acsC gene encoding acetyl-CoA decarbonylase/synthase complex subunit gamma codes for MAMSGLDIYKLTPKTNCKECGFPTCMAFAMKVAAGGVEISKCSHMSDDAMAKLSESTAPLMKIVTFGKGEAECKLGGETVLFRHEKTFVNRNRFAVLLSDAMSQEQIDAKIANMKNVDYVRIGEEMKAEIAALQYVGNKDAYLALINKVKASGLKVAYMLVCADVSVLKDALELVKDELPIVFGANSNNYQEMVALVKELKLPLGLKAPSLSELYDLVENVQKLDYKELLLDISNASAREAFTNAVQIRRTALKEQDRTFGYPSVVFVNELAKGDKFMEVALASLFTMKYGSLIVMDDMDYTRALPLFGLRQNIYTDPQKPMRVEPEFYPINNPGDNSPVLITVDFALTYFVVSGEVERSKVPAWMGIPDAGGYSVLTAWAAGKFSGSVIAKFIKESGIESKTKCRKLIIPGKVAVLKGDIQDSLPDWEVIIGPDEAMHLPKFLRTMEGIN; via the coding sequence ATGGCAATGTCCGGATTGGATATCTATAAACTGACTCCCAAAACCAACTGTAAAGAATGTGGCTTTCCTACCTGTATGGCTTTTGCGATGAAGGTAGCAGCCGGCGGTGTAGAAATAAGCAAGTGTTCGCACATGAGTGATGATGCGATGGCAAAGCTCTCTGAGTCCACGGCTCCCCTGATGAAGATCGTGACTTTCGGCAAAGGAGAAGCCGAATGTAAACTTGGCGGTGAAACTGTTCTTTTCCGTCACGAGAAAACCTTTGTCAACCGCAACAGATTTGCTGTACTGCTTTCCGATGCGATGTCCCAGGAACAAATTGATGCGAAAATCGCCAATATGAAAAACGTCGACTATGTCCGAATCGGCGAAGAAATGAAAGCTGAAATTGCTGCCCTACAGTATGTTGGAAACAAAGACGCTTATCTGGCTTTAATCAACAAAGTCAAAGCTTCCGGTTTAAAAGTAGCCTATATGCTGGTATGCGCCGATGTTTCCGTGCTGAAAGATGCTTTGGAACTGGTCAAAGATGAACTCCCGATCGTATTCGGTGCTAACAGCAACAACTATCAGGAAATGGTTGCTTTGGTCAAGGAGCTCAAACTGCCTCTCGGCTTAAAAGCCCCCTCACTTTCTGAATTGTATGATCTGGTTGAAAATGTCCAGAAACTTGATTACAAAGAATTACTGCTGGATATCAGCAACGCTTCCGCACGTGAAGCTTTTACCAACGCTGTGCAGATCCGCAGAACAGCTTTAAAAGAACAAGACAGAACCTTTGGTTATCCTTCCGTAGTCTTTGTCAACGAGCTGGCCAAAGGCGACAAATTTATGGAAGTTGCTCTGGCCTCCCTGTTCACCATGAAATATGGTTCCCTTATTGTTATGGACGATATGGATTACACCCGCGCTCTCCCGCTCTTCGGTTTAAGACAGAATATCTATACTGACCCGCAGAAACCGATGAGAGTTGAACCGGAATTCTATCCGATCAATAACCCTGGCGACAACTCACCTGTTTTGATTACGGTCGACTTTGCCCTGACTTACTTTGTTGTTTCCGGTGAAGTGGAAAGATCCAAAGTACCGGCCTGGATGGGAATCCCTGATGCCGGCGGTTACTCTGTACTGACAGCATGGGCCGCAGGCAAGTTTAGCGGCTCGGTCATTGCCAAATTCATTAAAGAGTCTGGCATTGAAAGCAAAACGAAATGCAGAAAGCTTATTATCCCTGGAAAAGTTGCCGTTCTGAAAGGTGACATCCAGGACAGTCTTCCTGACTGGGAAGTTATCATTGGTCCTGATGAAGCCATGCATCTTCCTAAATTCTTAAGGACGATGGAAGGCATTAACTGA